One window of Topomyia yanbarensis strain Yona2022 unplaced genomic scaffold, ASM3024719v1 HiC_scaffold_617, whole genome shotgun sequence genomic DNA carries:
- the LOC131696032 gene encoding uncharacterized protein LOC131696032, translated as MSEALLTIMRLVQKEEFPDLYHVLEEKVEKRNKYSGLAPFIGTDGLIRVGGRLKYSQIPYDGRHQILLPEKHHVTNALIRQLHENNFHVGQRGLLSIVRERYWPVNAGMLNHFQMLRVLSTQPSTSPIYLKETGRKTVVYKAYICVFICMATKAIHLEVVSNLTAANFIAALQRFISRRGIVANLYSDNGTTFVGADHELAALRKLFEDQAQQRKLKDFCVSKGIQWHFIPPRSPHFGGIWEAGVKSTKYHLKRVVGETKLTFEEMMTFLTQCEAILNSRPLIPVSNDPNDLEVLTPSHFLIQRPALSIPEPSYDEVKVGRLSRWQHVQLMKEHFWKRWSVEYLHHLQSRPKWHRGVTQIEIGKMVVLKDNNAPPHHWRMGRIVATHPGPDGIVRVVTVKTATSEFRRAVTEICMLPSVDPEDSTGGE; from the exons ATGTCAGAAGCTTTACTCACCATTATGAGGCTGGTGCAAAAAGAGGAGTTCCCCGATTTATATCATGTTTTGGAAGAAAAGGTGGAGAAACGGAACAAGTACAGTGGATTGGCCCCATTTATCGGAACGGACGGGCTGATCAGAGTAGGAGGCCGACTTAAATATTCACAGATTCCGTACGACGGAAGGCACCAGATTCTGCTACCCGAGAAGCACCATGTGACGAATGCTCTCATTCGACAGTTGCATgaaaacaattttcacgtcGGACAGCGCGGACTATTATCCATTGTACGTGAACGATATTGGCCTGTAAACGCAGGCATGTTGAATCATTTCCAAATGCTACGTGTGCTGTCGACACAGCCCTCAACCA GCCCTATATATTTGAAGGAAACAGGAAGAAAGACCGTAGTGTACAAGGCTTACATATGTGTATTTATATGTATGGCTACCAAGGCCATCCATCTGGAAGTGGTTTCGAATTTAACGGCAGCAAATTTCATCGCTGCTCTACAGCGGTTTATCAGTCGACGAGGTATAGTGGCCAATTTGTATTCCGATAATGGCACTACGTTCGTTGGTGCTGATCATGAATTAGCAGCTCTTCGCAAACTTTTCGAAGATCAGGCACAACAAAGGAAATTAAAGGATTTCTGTGTTTCGAAGGGAATCCAATGGCACTTTATACCCCCTCGCAGCCCTCACTTCGGTGGCATCTGGGAGGCTGGAGTAAAATCGACGAAATACCATTTGAAACGAGTGGTTGGTGAAACCAAACTAACTTTCGAGGAAATGATGACTTTCCTCACACAGTGTGAAGCAATCTTGAATAGCCGGCCACTAATTCCGGTTTCCAACGATCCAAACGATCTTGAAGTGCTAACACCATCTCATTTTCTTATTCAGAGACCGGCATTAAGTATTCCAGAGCCATCCTACGATGAAGTGAAGGTTGGTCGACTCAGTCGTTGGCAACATGTACAACTGATGAAGGAACACTTCTGGAAGCGTTGGTCGGTCGAATACTTGCACCACCTACAATCACGGCCCAAATGGCATAGAGGAGTGACGCAGATTGAGATCGGTAAAATGGTGGTACTGAAGGACAACAATGCCCCGCCTCACCACTGGCGCATGGGACGTATCGTGGCAACTCATCCCGGACCTGATGGAATCGTACGGGTGGTAACCGTCAAGACGGCGACATCGGAATTTCGGCGAGCTGTAACGGAGATCTGCATGCTTCCTTCGGTTGATCCGGAGGATTCAACGGGGGGAGAATGA
- the LOC131696033 gene encoding uncharacterized protein LOC131696033, protein MLQDAYEDERLIIDTHIDALLNLPKMTTENGNELRTLIDSCSKHVDALKNRELLVEGLSEMILVNVIAKRLDKDTRKIWESQLSQEELPSYTEMIDYLRERVRILQKMTSYTEQRTLSTTKQRNKPEQKIQQARNFVQTKELCYCCNGDHLIYKCDQFKQLNVGNQYTKVKQAGLCFNCLRRGHRTVDCNSDKSCKSCKRKHHTLLHDDKPSTAKPSDSAPNEPSAKPEENQEVAVPTGSVNCATSLMLKQQVLLSTAEVLVSGFGNASYTCRALLDSGSDTNLISEAFAKLLNLTMERINLPISGLNNTETRVKNNLRTKISSRINSFNAFLDFLVVPTITTNLPTMQVDIRPWLIPVGVALADPSFHVPNQIQMIIGAELFFGLIKNGRMKLADGSPMLVETDLGWIVSGPVKEHSSSPQGGICQLNLREEHINRILVKFWELETVQDASPLTPKEQAIEKHFVETHSRDDSGRYTVRLPFNENKGLLGDSLETARSRFNRLLRSFTNKMKQTRYTEFMTEYQALGHMVEVFDKPDDCYFLPHHAVYKESSTTTKIRVVFDASAKTTSGLSLNDALGVGPTVQRDLITILLRFCCFPVVLTADIPKMYRQVLIHKDDRKYQRILWLNSMNEVGTFELTTVTYGCASAPYLATRSLIQLAKDEASALPVGAKVVEENSYIDDFLTGGNTDEEVIEIYRQLSELLRRGGFGVHKFCSNSEIVRNSIPNELQETQANFEDADINNAIKTLGLIWNQHEDYFCFNVSPLDGKMPTKTSVLSAIGLLFDPCGYLGPVITTAKMLMQDLWRLKLKWDDVLPDEQMKMWINFRTQLPLVNKLQKKRCVVTSDVNEVELHGFADASLRAYGAVLYTRCISPDGTISVELICSKSRVAPLKPMTIPRLELCGALLLARLVNKTIAAMRIQFKSVTLHLDSQVVLCWLEKSPLALNQFVSNRVAEILELTQTYHWQYVRSENNPADVISRGLLPAELLTMDKWWKASPLLWDQTPSFNEGRMKLNDNELPEL, encoded by the coding sequence ATGCTACAGGATGCGTACGAAGACGAACGACTTATAATCGATACGCATATCGATGCTTTGCTGAACCTGCCAAAGATGACGACTGAAAACGGTAATGAATTACGCACCCTAATCGACAGCTGTAGTAAGCATGTCGATGCTCTCAAGAACCGTGAATTACTTGTGGAAGGATTGTCTGAGATGATCCTAGTTAACGTGATCGCCAAACGACTAGACAAAGATACACGAAAGATATGGGAATCGCAGCTATCCCAGGAAGAGCTGCCATCGTACACCGAGATGATCGATTACTTACGCGAACGAGTTCGAATTTTACAGAAGATGACTAGCTATACAGAACAACGAACCTTGAGCACTACGAAGCAAAGAAACAAACCAGAACAAAAAATCCAGCAAGCGAGAAATTTTGTTCAGACCAAGGAATTATGTTACTGCTGTAATGGTGACCATCTTATCTACAAGTGTGACCAATTCAAACAACTTAACGTCGGAAACCAATATACGAAGGTTAAGCAGGCAGGACTATGCTTCAATTGTTTACGTCGTGGTCATCGTACAGTTGATTGCAATTCCGACAAGTCGTGTAAGAGTTGCAAGCGTAAGCACCACACCCTCCTCCACGACGATAAGCCCAGTACGGCTAAACCGTCCGATAGCGCACCTAACGAGCCATCTGCGAAACCAGAGGAAAATCAAGAAGTCGCTGTGCCAACTGGATCAGTGAACTGTGCGACGTCGCTGATGCTGAAACAACAAGTACTACTTTCGACAGCAGAAGTGCTTGTTAGCGGATTTGGAAACGCCAGTTATACGTGTCGTGCTTTGTTAGACTCGGGGTCTGACACAAATCTAATTTCCGAGGCGTTTGCTAAACTGTTAAACCTAACCATGGAACGCATAAACTTACCCATCAGTGGACTCAATAATACTGAAACCCGCGTTAAAAACAACCTTCGCACTAAGATTAGCTCACGCATTAATTCTTTCAATGCCTTTCTAGATTTTCTGGTGGTTCCAACAATTACCACCAACCTACCGACGATGCAAGTGGACATCCGTCCTTGGTTAATTCCCGTTGGTGTAGCGTTGGCTGATCCATCATTTCATGTTCCCAATCAAATCCAAATGATCATCGGGGCAGAACTTTTCTTTGGTCTCATAAAAAACGGTCGTATGAAGCTTGCAGATGGAAGTCCTATGTTGGTTGAGACCGACCTTGGTTGGATCGTCAGTGGTCCCGTCAAGGAACATTCATCTAGTCCACAAGGAGGTATTTGCCAGCTGAACCTACGTGAAGAGCATATAAATCGTATTCTAGTGAAGTTCTGGGAATTGGAAACAGTCCAGGACGCATCGCCACTGACACCAAAGGAGCAAGCCATTGAGAAGCATTTCGTAGAAACACATTCTCGCGACGATAGCGGTCGGTACACTGTCAGATTGCCATTCAATGAAAACAAAGGTCTACTTGGCGATTCCTTGGAAACCGCTCGAAGTCGATTCAATCGACTACTACGATcatttacaaataaaatgaagCAGACTCGCTATACCGAATTTATGACTGAATACCAAGCCCTAGGCCACATGGTCGAAGTCTTCGACAAACCCGACGACTGCTATTTCCTACCTCACCACGCTGTATACAAAGAATCGAGCACAACTACAAAAATCCGCGTAGTTTTTGATGCTTCGGCGAAGACCACATCTGGTCTCTCGTTGAACGACGCTCTAGGTGTGGGACCAACAGTGCAACGAGACCTGATCACGATTCTCTTACGTTTCTGTTGCTTCCCGGTCGTATTAACTGCAGACATCCCGAAGATGTACCGTCAGGTGCTAATCCACAAGGACGACCGTAAGTATCAAAGGATCCTTTGGCTTAATTCAATGAACGAGGTAGGAACGTTCGAGCTCACAACTGTTACATATGGTTGTGCCAGCGCCCCCTACCTGGCTACACGCTCGTTGATACAATTGGCAAAAGACGAAGCATCCGCACTGCCTGTTGGAGCGAAGGTGGTCGAAGAGAACAGTTACATCGATGATTTTCTCACCGGAGGAAACACGGACGAAGAAGTGATAGAAATATACAGACAGTTATCCGAGCTGCTGCGACGTGGTGGATTTGGAGTTCACAAGTTCTGCTCCAACAGCGAGATTGTTCGAAACAGTATTCCAAACGAGTTGCAGGAAACGCAAGCCAATTTCGAAGATGCTGATATTAATAATGCGATCAAAACACTAGGTCTAATCTGGAATCAGCACGAGGATTATTTTTGTTTCAACGTAAGTCCTCTTGACGGAAAGATGCCGACCAAAACAAGCGTCCTGTCTGCTATTGGTCTCCTTTTCGATCCGTGCGGATATCTGGGTCCAGTCATCACGACAGCAAAAATGCTGATGCAGGATTTGTGGCGGCTGAAATTGAAATGGGATGATGTTTTACCTGATGAGCAAATGAAAATGTGGATCAACTTCCGTACACAGCTCCCATTGGttaacaaattgcaaaaaaaaagatgCGTTGTCACGAGCGACGTAAATGAAGTGGAGCTTCACGGATTTGCTGATGCGTCACTGCGCGCATACGGGGCAGTCTTGTACACAAGGTGCATCTCCCCTGATGGAACGATTAGTGTAGAGCTGATATGCAGCAAATCTCGTGTTGCTCCTCTTAAGCCGATGACGATTCCACGCCTGGAATTGTGTGGAGCCTTGCTGTTAGCTCGACTAGTAAATAAAACGATTGCAGCAATGAGAATCCAGTTCAAAAGTGTGACACTTCATCTCGACTCGCAGGTAGTGCTGTGCTGGTTGGAAAAATCACCGCTTGCTttgaatcaattcgtttcaaatcGTGTTGCTGAAATACTCGAGCTGACTCAGACATATCATTGGCAGTATGTACGATCTGAGAACAACCCAGCCGACGTGATTTCGCGAGGTTTGCTTCCAGCAGAACTTTTAACAATGGATAAATGGTGGAAGGCGTCCCCGCTTCTGTGGGATCAAACCCCTAGCTTTAATGAAGGCAGAATGAAATTGAATGACAACGAGTTACCAGAACTCTAG